A region from the Brachyspira hampsonii genome encodes:
- the rplQ gene encoding 50S ribosomal protein L17: MRHRVTVKKFNRTSAHKKAMLSNMLTSLFKYEKIETTKEKGRAIKQLADKIIYRAKVDNVHNRRTVAKYIKDETVLAKLFKDIAPRYAAKNGGYVRKILSYKRFGDAADMCVVMLCESDSTSAKTENK, translated from the coding sequence ATGAGACATAGAGTTACAGTAAAAAAATTTAATAGAACAAGTGCACATAAAAAAGCTATGCTTTCTAATATGCTTACTTCTCTTTTTAAATACGAGAAAATAGAAACTACTAAAGAAAAAGGAAGGGCTATTAAGCAATTAGCTGATAAAATAATATATAGAGCTAAAGTTGATAATGTTCATAATAGAAGAACTGTAGCAAAGTATATTAAAGATGAAACAGTACTTGCTAAACTTTTTAAAGATATAGCTCCTAGATATGCTGCTAAAAACGGCGGTTATGTAAGAAAAATTTTATCATATAAGAGATTCGGAGATGCTGCTGATATGTGTGTTGTTATGCTTTGCGAATCTGACAGCACTTCTGCTAAAACTGAAAATAAATAA
- a CDS encoding DNA-directed RNA polymerase subunit alpha — MALKEILESIRHPHRVTFEKKDLTPTYGKFIAQPFERGYAVTVGNALRRVLLSSIPGYAITTIKIDGVSNEFENVPGMKEDTIVMIMHLKNVVVSLPTHLDTKTIHMKKEGPCVITAKDLVADDTEAQVHNPDYYIATIAEGYTFEMDIQIEGGYSYVPAEMNIELLEDINAIAIDAIYSPIVSVKYNVDPIRVGQRIDYGKLTLEIETKGNIAPDKALSQAAKILRDNLKHFMDPEEANGDDEKIEETPKDSVLDSLKGKHIEEVEFSVRTANFLMASDLKTLDKVAVKTDADLLRLIGANEMIIEEIKEKLAEYNAHLGMRG; from the coding sequence ATGGCATTAAAAGAAATATTAGAATCTATTAGACATCCTCATAGAGTTACTTTTGAAAAAAAAGATTTAACTCCTACTTATGGTAAATTTATAGCTCAGCCTTTTGAGAGAGGATATGCGGTAACTGTTGGTAATGCTTTAAGAAGAGTACTATTATCTTCTATACCTGGTTATGCTATTACTACTATCAAAATAGATGGTGTTAGCAATGAATTTGAAAATGTACCCGGCATGAAAGAAGATACTATAGTGATGATTATGCATCTTAAAAATGTTGTGGTTTCTCTTCCTACTCATTTGGATACTAAAACTATTCATATGAAAAAAGAAGGTCCTTGTGTTATTACTGCTAAAGATTTAGTAGCTGATGATACAGAAGCTCAAGTGCATAATCCTGATTATTATATAGCCACAATTGCTGAGGGATATACTTTTGAGATGGATATTCAAATCGAAGGCGGATACAGCTATGTGCCTGCTGAAATGAATATTGAGTTATTAGAAGATATTAATGCTATAGCTATAGATGCTATTTATTCTCCTATTGTAAGTGTAAAATATAATGTTGATCCTATCAGAGTAGGTCAGCGTATAGATTACGGAAAACTTACTCTTGAGATAGAAACTAAGGGAAATATAGCTCCTGATAAGGCTTTATCTCAAGCTGCTAAAATCTTAAGAGATAATTTAAAGCATTTTATGGATCCTGAAGAGGCTAATGGTGATGATGAAAAAATAGAGGAAACTCCTAAAGATTCTGTGCTTGATTCTCTTAAAGGTAAGCATATTGAAGAAGTAGAATTCTCTGTTAGAACTGCTAATTTCTTAATGGCTTCTGATCTTAAAACTTTAGATAAAGTTGCTGTAAAAACTGATGCTGATTTATTAAGACTTATAGGTGCTAATGAAATGATTATCGAAGAAATCAAAGAAAAACTAGCAGAGTATAATGCTCATCTTGGTATGAGAGGTTAA
- the rpsD gene encoding 30S ribosomal protein S4, whose product MARYRDASCRLCRREKMKLMLKGDRCLTAKCAITKKRDVPGPANRKMKQLSEYGIQMREKQKVKRIYGVLEKQFRNYYHEAIRVAGVSGENLLRLLELRLDNVVYRLGLAKSRSQARQFVAHGFISVNGKGMTIPSYCVKVGDKISITDRGNAIAEVKTITEGLKSEYVPAWLSLDLSSKTGEIVTLPIREHIEYPINEQLIIEYYSK is encoded by the coding sequence ATGGCAAGATATAGAGATGCTAGTTGTAGATTATGTCGCCGTGAAAAAATGAAACTTATGTTGAAAGGTGATAGATGTCTTACTGCTAAATGTGCTATAACAAAAAAGAGAGATGTACCAGGTCCTGCTAACCGTAAAATGAAACAGTTGTCAGAATATGGTATTCAGATGAGAGAAAAACAAAAAGTTAAACGTATTTACGGCGTTTTAGAAAAACAGTTTAGAAATTATTATCATGAGGCTATTCGTGTAGCTGGTGTATCCGGTGAAAACTTACTTAGATTATTAGAACTTCGTTTGGATAATGTTGTTTACAGACTTGGACTTGCTAAAAGCAGAAGTCAGGCTAGACAATTTGTAGCTCATGGTTTTATATCAGTTAATGGTAAGGGAATGACTATTCCTTCTTATTGTGTTAAAGTAGGTGATAAAATTTCTATCACTGATAGAGGTAATGCAATAGCTGAAGTAAAAACTATAACAGAAGGTTTAAAAAGCGAATATGTTCCTGCTTGGTTAAGTTTAGATCTTTCCAGCAAGACAGGTGAAATAGTTACTTTGCCTATAAGAGAGCATATAGAGTATCCTATTAATGAACAGCTCATCATTGAGTATTATTCTAAGTAA
- the rpsK gene encoding 30S ribosomal protein S11, with protein sequence MATQKGKKTLKDKKIKKDRKVEAFGIVHIKASFNNTIVTITDRNGDTLSWASAGLDGDYKSSKKSTPFAAQVASEKASKKAYEMGVREVEVYVKGPGMGRESSIRAVEASGLKVKLIKDVTPMPHNGCRPRKRRRI encoded by the coding sequence GTGGCTACTCAAAAAGGTAAAAAAACTCTAAAAGATAAAAAAATTAAAAAAGATAGAAAAGTTGAAGCTTTTGGTATAGTACATATAAAGGCTAGTTTTAATAATACAATAGTTACTATAACAGATAGAAATGGCGACACTTTATCATGGGCTAGTGCAGGTTTGGATGGAGATTACAAAAGCAGTAAAAAATCTACACCTTTTGCTGCTCAAGTTGCTAGTGAAAAAGCATCTAAAAAGGCTTATGAAATGGGTGTTAGAGAAGTAGAAGTTTATGTTAAAGGTCCTGGAATGGGAAGAGAAAGCTCAATCAGAGCTGTTGAAGCTTCAGGTCTTAAAGTTAAACTTATTAAGGACGTTACTCCAATGCCTCATAACGGCTGCCGTCCTAGAAAAAGAAGAAGAATATAA
- the rpsM gene encoding 30S ribosomal protein S13 codes for MARLMGVEIRNNKRIEIALTDIYGIGRTLAHVICDKANIDYSIKAKDLTDAQITALRDAIEATTKVEGDLRTELYNNIKRLKDIHSYRGMRHIKRLPVHGQRTRTNSRNARGGGARKAIAGKKKAPGKK; via the coding sequence ATGGCACGTTTAATGGGTGTTGAAATAAGAAATAATAAAAGAATAGAAATAGCCCTTACTGATATATACGGTATAGGTCGCACTCTTGCTCATGTTATTTGTGATAAGGCTAATATAGATTACTCTATTAAAGCTAAAGATTTAACAGATGCACAAATTACTGCTTTAAGAGATGCTATAGAAGCCACTACTAAGGTAGAAGGTGATTTGAGAACAGAACTTTATAATAATATAAAGCGTTTGAAAGATATTCACTCATACCGCGGAATGCGTCATATTAAGAGGCTTCCTGTACATGGTCAGCGCACTCGTACTAACTCTCGTAATGCTAGAGGCGGCGGTGCAAGAAAAGCTATTGCTGGTAAGAAAAAAGCACCAGGTAAAAAATAA
- the rpmJ gene encoding 50S ribosomal protein L36, producing MKVKSSIKKRCNDCQIVKRKGVVRVICKKNPRHKQKQK from the coding sequence ATGAAAGTAAAAAGTTCTATAAAAAAACGTTGTAATGACTGCCAAATAGTTAAAAGAAAAGGCGTCGTTAGAGTTATATGTAAGAAAAACCCAAGACATAAACAAAAACAGAAGTAA
- the infA gene encoding translation initiation factor IF-1 — protein MADRETIEVEGTVVEPLPNATFRVELENGHKILAHISGKMRMNFIRILPGDKVTIEMSPYDLTKGRIIYRYK, from the coding sequence ATGGCTGATAGAGAAACTATAGAAGTAGAGGGTACTGTAGTAGAGCCTCTTCCAAATGCCACTTTTAGAGTAGAGTTAGAAAATGGTCATAAGATATTGGCTCATATATCCGGTAAAATGCGTATGAATTTTATCCGCATACTTCCTGGAGATAAGGTAACTATAGAAATGTCTCCCTATGATTTGACAAAGGGCAGAATAATTTATCGTTATAAGTAA
- the secY gene encoding preprotein translocase subunit SecY gives MFKSFANIFRVQELRSRILFTVIAILVYRIGSHIPTPGIDPTALLGFLSSSQGGGGLLTIMDLFSGGALFRFSILALGIMPYISASIIMQLLGVVIPALERMQKEGESGRKKINQYVRYLTLVLCIVQSAAMASWIQSINEGAMIFMDPGIGFILLVVVTATAGTMFLMWLGDQITERGLGNGISVIIFAGIVARIPAGVYDVIQKRESEYLNSLVIVLFFIIFAIVIFCVVYEESGQRRIPVQYAKRVVGRKVFGAQSTHIPFKINPSGVIPIIFASALMAIPAQIASLTRGVQWRWLDALLRFFSYGSWAYIILYCLLVIMFAYVYTSVQFNPDDIAENLKKSGGFIPGYRPGTQTAEYLKTVLSRITIGGSIFLAAIAVFPDLMSKIPIFAPFRGTNNSLVYLMGGTSVMISVSVAVELLKQIESYLQMHNYDGILKKSKVRR, from the coding sequence ATGTTTAAATCGTTTGCTAATATATTTAGAGTACAAGAATTAAGAAGCAGAATCTTATTTACTGTTATTGCTATATTAGTTTATAGAATAGGAAGTCATATTCCTACACCTGGTATAGATCCTACAGCCCTTTTAGGCTTCTTGTCCTCATCTCAAGGCGGAGGAGGACTTTTAACTATTATGGATTTATTTTCAGGCGGTGCTTTATTTAGATTTTCTATATTGGCACTTGGTATTATGCCTTATATTTCTGCTTCAATTATAATGCAGCTTCTTGGTGTAGTTATTCCTGCTTTGGAAAGAATGCAGAAAGAAGGTGAAAGCGGTCGTAAAAAGATAAATCAGTATGTTAGATATCTAACTCTTGTTCTTTGTATAGTACAATCTGCAGCTATGGCTAGTTGGATTCAGAGTATAAATGAAGGTGCTATGATATTTATGGATCCCGGAATAGGTTTCATACTTCTCGTAGTTGTAACAGCTACTGCTGGTACCATGTTCTTGATGTGGCTAGGTGACCAGATTACAGAACGCGGCCTTGGTAACGGTATATCTGTTATAATTTTTGCCGGTATTGTTGCTCGTATTCCTGCTGGCGTGTATGATGTTATACAAAAGAGAGAAAGTGAATATTTAAACTCTTTAGTAATAGTTCTTTTCTTTATAATCTTCGCAATAGTTATATTTTGTGTAGTTTATGAAGAAAGCGGACAAAGGAGAATCCCTGTTCAGTATGCTAAAAGAGTTGTAGGCAGAAAAGTATTCGGAGCTCAATCAACTCATATACCTTTCAAGATCAATCCTTCCGGTGTAATTCCTATAATATTTGCTTCAGCTTTGATGGCAATTCCTGCTCAGATAGCTAGCTTAACAAGAGGAGTTCAATGGAGATGGCTTGATGCCTTGCTTAGATTCTTTTCTTATGGAAGTTGGGCATACATAATTCTTTATTGTTTATTAGTTATAATGTTTGCCTATGTTTATACATCAGTACAGTTCAATCCTGATGATATAGCAGAGAATCTTAAAAAATCAGGCGGTTTTATACCGGGATACAGACCGGGTACTCAAACTGCAGAATATCTTAAAACAGTATTAAGCAGAATAACTATAGGCGGTTCAATATTCTTAGCAGCTATAGCAGTATTCCCAGATTTAATGTCTAAGATTCCTATATTTGCTCCTTTCAGAGGTACAAATAATTCTCTTGTTTATTTGATGGGCGGAACATCTGTAATGATTAGCGTGAGTGTTGCTGTTGAGTTATTAAAACAAATAGAATCCTATTTGCAAATGCATAACTATGACGGCATATTAAAGAAATCTAAGGTGAGAAGGTAA